Proteins encoded together in one Planctopirus ephydatiae window:
- a CDS encoding DUF1559 family PulG-like putative transporter — protein sequence MSLLLTLVVAVGLPWMLHLRELAHKTQWRNNYKQVGLAMHNYHDTFNMFPPGGVFRADGTPFQGWMFSISPFTYATPFYNVVASTNKPWDDPEVLGYFMNSYYPCCDCSCPAKTKLRGPMTICHMAGNSWILHRNSSVNFEKIGDTAHTMLIADAAEPYEVFGSTTNWRDPELARNAGPQSFGNCFPGETFVLLADGSVIQVSLVENERWKQLRGREELRPDPIATQRPDTPWELGDRPYIPRDFRERRNRDK from the coding sequence ATGTCGTTACTGCTGACGCTCGTCGTTGCCGTCGGTCTCCCGTGGATGTTGCATCTCCGTGAGTTGGCTCACAAGACACAATGGAGAAATAACTATAAGCAGGTCGGCCTGGCCATGCATAATTATCATGACACATTCAACATGTTCCCTCCAGGCGGTGTCTTTCGAGCTGATGGCACTCCGTTTCAAGGTTGGATGTTTTCTATCTCGCCATTTACATATGCTACTCCGTTTTATAATGTTGTAGCTTCAACAAATAAGCCATGGGATGACCCGGAGGTGTTGGGGTATTTCATGAATAGCTATTATCCCTGTTGCGATTGTTCTTGCCCGGCAAAAACAAAGCTTCGTGGGCCGATGACAATTTGCCATATGGCAGGCAACTCGTGGATCTTGCATCGTAACAGCAGCGTCAATTTCGAAAAGATCGGCGATACTGCTCATACCATGCTCATCGCTGATGCTGCTGAACCTTATGAAGTCTTTGGTTCAACCACCAATTGGCGTGATCCGGAACTGGCACGCAATGCCGGCCCGCAGTCTTTCGGGAATTGCTTTCCGGGTGAGACGTTTGTGCTTTTAGCTGATGGAAGTGTGATTCAGGTGTCGCTCGTTGAGAATGAACGCTGGAAGCAGCTGCGTGGCCGGGAGGAACTTCGTCCCGATCCGATCGCGACCCAGCGTCCGGATACTCCCTGGGAACTGGGCGACCGTCCCTACATTCCTCGCGACTTTCGCGAACGACGGAACCGAGATAAATAG
- a CDS encoding glycosyltransferase family 2 protein, with protein sequence MGEAVISPIVVAVMPAYNAAATLERTVADIPAGSVQHIVLVDDCSKDQTVEVARKLGLEVIQHETNQGYGGNQKTCYARALELGADYVVMIHPDYQYDSRVIPAAIEFLKLGICDVVLGSRIRTRQEALAGGMPVYKYLFNRMLTLIENISLGQNLGDFHSGFRAYRREVLETIPYRNNSNDFVFDSQFLAQAVWYGFKLGDIPVPVRYFDEASSINFRRSVIYGLRTLQVLVLYAACRCKVWRSPLFGKR encoded by the coding sequence GTGGGCGAGGCGGTGATATCTCCCATCGTTGTGGCTGTCATGCCTGCCTACAACGCGGCAGCGACTTTGGAGCGAACCGTGGCCGACATCCCGGCTGGCAGTGTGCAGCACATTGTTCTGGTCGATGATTGCAGCAAAGATCAAACGGTCGAAGTCGCCCGCAAGCTGGGCCTCGAAGTGATTCAGCACGAGACCAACCAGGGTTATGGCGGCAACCAGAAAACCTGCTACGCCCGGGCACTGGAACTGGGTGCTGATTACGTCGTGATGATTCATCCCGATTATCAGTACGACAGCCGGGTCATTCCGGCGGCGATTGAGTTTTTGAAGCTGGGAATCTGTGATGTGGTGCTAGGTTCCCGTATTCGCACGAGGCAGGAAGCACTCGCCGGTGGCATGCCCGTTTATAAGTACCTCTTCAACCGCATGCTGACACTGATTGAGAATATCTCGCTCGGGCAGAACCTGGGCGATTTTCACTCGGGCTTTCGTGCTTACCGTAGAGAAGTTCTTGAAACGATTCCTTACAGGAACAACTCAAACGATTTCGTTTTTGACAGTCAGTTCCTGGCTCAGGCGGTCTGGTATGGCTTTAAGCTGGGAGATATCCCCGTCCCCGTGCGCTACTTCGATGAAGCCTCAAGTATCAACTTCCGCCGCAGCGTGATTTACGGTCTGAGAACACTCCAGGTACTGGTTCTCTATGCCGCCTGCCGATGCAAAGTGTGGCG
- the fliP gene encoding flagellar type III secretion system pore protein FliP (The bacterial flagellar biogenesis protein FliP forms a type III secretion system (T3SS)-type pore required for flagellar assembly.), producing MKLHYLAISLVALGSCWLGILISPGMAQAVLKEDAPGVIRSNRPNATNDLRPAVAPVQLSSPALVRTGAEGNAPTDFNGGENSTLAFPPGLAAPALPAGLDASNLTSRSGLSNTLKIMFLLTVLTLAPSILMMTTCFIRFVIVLGLLRQALGTQQLPPNQVITSLCLFLTFLVMAPIWQEAYEAGIRPYTAPRAGEAAIDEWTAFNRTLVPIRRFMAEQIDRTGSSDSVWMFIDFMRPPKDSPALSTWKEPTTYEDVPLVALLPAYILSELKVSFLIAFQIYLPFLIIDMVISSILISMGMMMLPPVLISLPFKLLLFVMIDGWFLTVGMLLESVRPSG from the coding sequence ATGAAACTGCACTACCTGGCAATTTCACTGGTGGCTCTTGGCAGTTGCTGGCTGGGAATACTCATTTCTCCCGGCATGGCTCAAGCCGTACTGAAGGAAGATGCACCTGGCGTCATCCGTTCCAACCGGCCCAATGCGACAAATGATCTCCGTCCGGCTGTTGCGCCAGTGCAGTTGTCGAGCCCGGCACTCGTAAGAACTGGTGCCGAAGGTAATGCCCCCACCGATTTCAACGGTGGTGAAAACAGCACGCTCGCATTCCCTCCAGGCTTGGCTGCACCAGCCTTACCTGCCGGACTGGACGCCTCAAATCTCACATCACGGAGCGGGTTGTCGAATACACTCAAGATCATGTTCCTGCTGACAGTGCTCACTCTGGCACCCAGCATTCTCATGATGACGACCTGCTTCATTCGCTTTGTGATTGTGCTCGGTTTGTTACGGCAGGCACTGGGAACACAGCAGTTGCCTCCCAATCAGGTGATTACTTCGCTCTGTCTGTTTCTCACATTTCTCGTGATGGCACCTATCTGGCAAGAGGCCTATGAAGCGGGCATCAGGCCCTACACCGCACCTCGTGCCGGTGAGGCAGCGATTGATGAGTGGACAGCGTTCAATCGCACCTTAGTGCCGATCCGCCGCTTTATGGCCGAACAGATTGACCGCACAGGCAGCAGTGATTCGGTCTGGATGTTTATCGACTTCATGCGGCCACCCAAAGACAGCCCGGCTCTGAGCACCTGGAAAGAACCCACCACCTACGAAGACGTGCCACTGGTGGCATTGTTACCCGCCTACATTCTCAGTGAGTTAAAAGTCAGCTTTCTCATAGCGTTTCAGATCTATCTGCCGTTTCTGATTATCGACATGGTCATTTCCTCCATTCTGATCAGCATGGGGATGATGATGCTCCCCCCTGTATTGATTTCTCTCCCGTTCAAGCTACTTCTCTTTGTGATGATTGATGGCTGGTTTCTCACCGTTGGCATGCTGCTCGAAAGTGTCAGACCCTCCGGATAG
- the mutS gene encoding DNA mismatch repair protein MutS: MMQRYLEVKDQHPAAILFFRMGDFYELFYEDAKVAARILGLTLTSRDKNSENPVPMAGFPYHALTGYLQKMIRAGHRVAICEQVEDPKAAKGMVKREVTQIVTPGTLTDDSLLDPRETNLLAAILPGKSHSGLAWLELSTGRFICATLPASQIHDELARLQPAEVLTPERSREDLTIARIRLGAWAVTERPPWAYRPEEAHRLLLDQFGVATLEGFGFTGNSSSTTQTTIEPGIIAAGALLEYVRETQKSQLIHLSRLEPYEPTQHLLIDESTRRSLELTRTLRSNQREGSLLWAIDQTVTPMGARLLLEWLSNPLKERTAIEARLNAVSELVVDLRTTQSLQEILKTGYDIQRLTARIGTGRATPRDLVSLTRTLSLLPQIKARLAGRRSTLLNELEAKIDLHQDLREAIEAALVDEPPLNLTEGGAIRPGFDAQLDEWRDLARGGKEWMAAYQAEEVRRTGIANLKVGFNRVFGFYLECSASQADKVPPEYIRKQTLKNYERYITPALKEYEDKVLQAESRSIALEQQLFSELRQKVSSRAAELRGTAESLAVLDVLCSFAILATRRQYVRPEIASEPVLDIRQGRHPVLDQLLPTGGFVPNDIRLGGSNGLIQLITGPNMAGKSTYIRQAALLTILTQIGSFVPAESARIGLADRIFARVGASDELGRGQSTFMVEMTETARILHSATASSLVILDEIGRGTSTYDGISLAWAITEFLHDAVGCRTFFATHYHELTQLSASLKSVMNWNVAVREQNDDVVFMHQIVPGAADKSYGIHVGRLAGLPGVVLDRAREILKVLEAEQTDHLSQDPAKSRLPARKTRRSREQQLTLFELAEHPILEKIRQLDVHGMSLEAAWQELARLRSELSP; encoded by the coding sequence ATGATGCAGCGGTATCTGGAGGTCAAAGACCAGCATCCTGCGGCTATTCTGTTCTTTCGGATGGGCGACTTTTACGAACTCTTTTACGAGGACGCGAAAGTCGCTGCCCGCATTCTGGGGCTGACACTCACCAGCCGCGATAAGAACTCGGAAAACCCAGTCCCGATGGCAGGTTTTCCGTACCATGCTCTCACGGGTTATCTGCAGAAGATGATCCGTGCGGGACACCGCGTGGCCATCTGTGAGCAGGTCGAAGATCCCAAAGCAGCCAAGGGAATGGTCAAACGGGAAGTGACACAAATCGTCACTCCCGGCACACTCACTGACGACTCGCTCCTCGACCCTCGCGAAACCAATCTGCTGGCCGCCATCCTTCCCGGAAAAAGCCACAGTGGCCTGGCCTGGCTCGAACTTTCCACAGGCCGGTTCATCTGTGCCACACTTCCTGCGAGCCAGATTCATGATGAACTCGCGCGACTGCAGCCAGCCGAAGTTCTGACACCCGAACGATCGCGCGAAGATCTGACGATTGCCCGCATTCGCCTGGGTGCCTGGGCTGTGACCGAACGTCCGCCCTGGGCCTACAGGCCTGAAGAGGCTCACCGCCTGCTCCTTGATCAATTTGGTGTGGCCACCCTCGAAGGCTTTGGCTTTACCGGCAACAGTTCATCAACGACACAGACCACCATCGAGCCCGGGATTATCGCCGCCGGGGCTTTGCTGGAATATGTGCGGGAAACTCAAAAGTCGCAGCTCATTCATCTTTCCCGGCTGGAGCCTTACGAGCCAACTCAACATCTGTTGATTGATGAATCGACACGCCGCAGCCTCGAACTGACGCGGACATTGAGATCCAATCAGCGGGAGGGAAGTCTCCTGTGGGCCATCGATCAAACTGTCACACCGATGGGGGCCCGGCTACTCCTCGAATGGCTCTCGAATCCACTCAAAGAACGCACTGCCATCGAAGCTCGGCTGAACGCTGTCAGCGAACTGGTGGTTGACCTGCGGACCACACAGTCGCTGCAGGAGATCCTCAAGACGGGTTACGATATCCAGCGGCTTACGGCCCGCATTGGGACAGGCCGCGCGACGCCGCGCGATCTGGTCAGCCTGACGCGCACGCTCAGTCTATTGCCGCAGATCAAAGCACGTCTGGCTGGTCGACGATCGACCCTGCTGAACGAACTCGAAGCGAAGATTGATCTTCATCAGGATTTGCGCGAAGCCATCGAAGCGGCACTGGTGGATGAACCGCCCCTCAATCTGACAGAAGGTGGAGCCATTCGGCCCGGCTTTGATGCGCAACTTGACGAATGGCGCGATCTGGCGCGTGGTGGTAAAGAATGGATGGCAGCCTATCAAGCCGAAGAGGTCCGCCGGACTGGCATCGCGAATCTGAAAGTCGGCTTTAACCGCGTTTTTGGTTTCTATTTAGAATGCAGTGCCAGCCAGGCAGATAAAGTTCCTCCCGAGTATATCCGTAAACAGACTCTTAAGAACTACGAACGCTATATAACCCCCGCTTTAAAAGAGTATGAGGATAAAGTTCTGCAGGCCGAAAGTCGGTCGATTGCTCTCGAACAGCAACTCTTTAGTGAGTTAAGGCAAAAGGTCAGTTCGCGCGCTGCTGAATTGCGGGGGACAGCCGAGTCCCTCGCTGTACTCGATGTGCTCTGCAGTTTTGCCATACTGGCTACGCGGCGGCAGTATGTTCGCCCGGAGATCGCCAGTGAACCAGTGCTCGACATTCGACAGGGTCGCCACCCGGTTCTTGATCAACTTTTGCCGACGGGTGGATTTGTCCCGAATGATATTCGGCTGGGTGGCTCAAATGGTTTGATTCAACTGATTACCGGCCCTAATATGGCAGGTAAAAGTACATATATCCGTCAGGCAGCTTTATTAACAATCCTCACACAGATCGGTTCGTTTGTCCCGGCAGAATCCGCTCGGATTGGTCTGGCGGATCGCATCTTTGCCCGTGTCGGTGCCAGCGATGAACTGGGCCGGGGGCAATCGACGTTTATGGTCGAGATGACTGAGACCGCCCGTATTCTGCATTCGGCCACCGCGTCGAGCCTTGTGATTCTCGACGAGATTGGCCGTGGTACGAGCACTTATGACGGGATTTCGCTGGCCTGGGCCATTACGGAATTCCTGCATGATGCAGTCGGCTGCCGGACGTTCTTTGCGACGCATTACCACGAATTGACGCAACTGAGTGCTTCATTGAAGTCGGTGATGAACTGGAACGTCGCAGTTCGTGAACAGAATGACGATGTTGTTTTCATGCATCAGATCGTGCCTGGTGCGGCTGATAAGAGTTATGGCATTCATGTGGGTCGGCTCGCCGGTCTGCCGGGTGTGGTGCTCGACCGTGCCCGCGAAATTCTGAAAGTGCTGGAAGCCGAGCAGACGGATCATCTCTCGCAGGATCCCGCGAAATCGCGACTGCCAGCAAGAAAAACCCGCCGCTCACGCGAGCAGCAACTCACGCTCTTTGAACTGGCTGAACACCCGATTTTAGAAAAGATCCGCCAGCTTGATGTGCATGGAATGAGTCTCGAAGCCGCCTGGCAGGAACTCGCCCGCCTGCGAAGTGAGCTTTCTCCTTGA
- a CDS encoding FliO/MopB family protein: MRRTLSFNRSQTRQHLLMVQLCRCILVATLSLLSMTPSHSQAQEQRNDRPSWPYDAAVPLGEPQRASPPPKPGEGVEPATFRPAPGTLGQVATADTESGLSLSGKALPSRGSAKTGTGQSHRQVSSSSLWWTVGVLVVVLATAGATLPWLKRHIPGAVQPLPESVVQVLGRRPLDPRTSLQLIRVGTRVLVVGLGPDGARTLAEITEPIEVDVLVGACKTNRPEVQVTKSFQQFFERKVSS; this comes from the coding sequence ATGCGTCGAACACTTTCCTTCAATCGCTCTCAGACGCGGCAGCACCTGCTTATGGTGCAGCTCTGCAGATGTATTCTGGTGGCGACATTGTCTCTTTTGTCGATGACCCCGTCTCACTCGCAAGCTCAAGAACAGCGGAATGATCGCCCCTCCTGGCCCTACGATGCGGCAGTCCCTTTGGGCGAACCGCAACGAGCTTCACCCCCACCAAAGCCCGGCGAAGGAGTTGAACCAGCGACTTTTCGGCCAGCACCTGGAACGCTTGGGCAAGTTGCCACGGCAGATACTGAGTCAGGGCTCTCACTCTCCGGAAAGGCGTTGCCCTCGCGTGGAAGTGCCAAAACTGGCACTGGTCAGTCGCATCGGCAGGTTTCATCCAGTTCATTATGGTGGACAGTGGGTGTTCTCGTGGTGGTCCTTGCTACGGCCGGAGCCACACTTCCCTGGTTGAAGCGACATATCCCGGGGGCCGTGCAACCCTTGCCCGAATCTGTCGTGCAGGTACTGGGAAGGCGTCCACTCGACCCGCGAACATCACTGCAGTTGATTCGTGTCGGAACGCGAGTGCTGGTAGTGGGCTTGGGTCCGGATGGGGCCCGAACACTGGCCGAAATCACGGAACCAATTGAAGTCGATGTCCTCGTCGGTGCTTGCAAGACCAATCGACCGGAAGTTCAGGTGACGAAATCATTCCAGCAGTTCTTCGAGCGAAAGGTCAGCTCATGA
- a CDS encoding 3-keto-disaccharide hydrolase translates to MPTFRFSSLTRLAALMLSVAAMTSPALDAAEIVRETFDDTGFESIFDGKTLDGWHVSTKTGHSRASKNTTGGKWVVEDGAITGSQDIPANGGIIITDKQYGDFEVVLKMKNDYGPDSGLFLRSTEDGKAWQYMIDYHNGGNVAGIYGEGLGGKPHLRNYDFLDAVTKIKTKDAPVAAPVSAEEWPEFWKHGEWNELRARIEGNPPTITTWINGVKFMKWTETELRHPEKGGIALQVHGGGNFVDQYVRYKDIKVKMLK, encoded by the coding sequence ATGCCCACCTTCCGCTTCTCTTCCCTGACCAGGCTCGCAGCACTAATGCTGAGCGTCGCTGCGATGACCTCGCCTGCCCTTGATGCCGCAGAAATCGTTCGCGAAACATTCGACGACACCGGCTTCGAATCGATCTTCGACGGCAAAACGCTCGATGGCTGGCATGTCAGCACCAAGACGGGGCACAGCCGGGCGAGCAAGAACACGACGGGCGGTAAATGGGTGGTGGAAGATGGCGCGATCACCGGCTCCCAGGATATCCCTGCCAATGGCGGTATCATCATCACCGACAAGCAGTACGGCGACTTCGAAGTCGTCCTCAAAATGAAGAACGACTACGGGCCCGATAGCGGCCTCTTCCTGCGCAGTACCGAAGATGGTAAGGCCTGGCAGTATATGATCGACTATCACAATGGCGGGAATGTGGCCGGTATCTATGGTGAAGGTTTAGGGGGTAAGCCTCACTTAAGGAACTACGACTTCCTCGATGCCGTCACGAAGATCAAGACCAAGGACGCCCCGGTCGCCGCACCGGTCTCGGCTGAAGAGTGGCCCGAGTTCTGGAAGCACGGCGAATGGAACGAACTCCGCGCCCGGATTGAGGGCAACCCACCGACGATTACCACCTGGATCAACGGGGTCAAGTTCATGAAATGGACCGAAACCGAACTCCGCCACCCCGAAAAAGGCGGCATCGCACTACAAGTCCACGGCGGCGGCAATTTCGTGGATCAGTATGTGCGGTATAAGGATATTAAAGTGAAGATGCTGAAGTAG
- a CDS encoding flagellar biosynthetic protein FliR → MPALPWTEWLLTEATFQFQIFLLVLVRLSGLALTGPIFGAPAVPTNIRVLLVFVLALLVTPSIGHQAAQGFSLRDGNQDQRLTSDEIPPALAERFLAKSSNTPASAELSTPDDRVMTAEEYSALPTPPENLGQLVLVLLGELVIGLFLGLGVQMVLAGLQMAGQIIDQQGGFGLGEVFNPDLQMNASQSGQLLFWLGTVIFLVLEPLGGHLIMLKSMVESFQSIPVGRAFWEPGTVELLNNLMQASFSLAIRFAAPIMLVMCLVDAAIGFLSHTVPQINIQAVGFSLKAMVSLLLLITLFSTSPAVIVNAFQETFVVLRQGLSLPEVITMPPSG, encoded by the coding sequence ATGCCGGCCTTGCCCTGGACAGAATGGCTGCTGACCGAAGCCACTTTTCAGTTCCAGATCTTTCTGCTGGTGCTGGTCAGGCTCTCAGGCCTCGCATTGACAGGCCCGATCTTTGGGGCCCCTGCCGTGCCCACGAATATCCGCGTGCTGCTGGTTTTTGTACTGGCACTGCTGGTGACACCGTCCATCGGCCATCAGGCAGCTCAAGGGTTTTCGCTGCGAGATGGCAACCAGGATCAGCGATTAACCAGCGACGAAATCCCCCCGGCACTGGCTGAGCGGTTTCTCGCAAAATCATCAAACACACCGGCATCTGCCGAGCTTTCCACGCCTGATGATCGAGTCATGACAGCCGAGGAATACTCAGCACTTCCCACACCTCCAGAAAACCTGGGTCAACTCGTGCTGGTGCTTCTGGGAGAACTGGTGATCGGCTTGTTTCTAGGGTTGGGTGTGCAGATGGTGCTGGCTGGTCTGCAGATGGCAGGGCAGATCATTGATCAGCAGGGAGGGTTCGGACTCGGTGAAGTCTTTAACCCAGACTTGCAGATGAATGCCTCGCAAAGTGGGCAACTCCTCTTCTGGCTGGGGACAGTCATCTTTCTGGTGCTTGAACCACTGGGCGGGCATCTCATCATGCTGAAATCGATGGTCGAGAGTTTTCAGTCGATCCCGGTGGGACGGGCCTTCTGGGAGCCGGGGACTGTGGAACTGCTAAACAATCTGATGCAGGCCTCGTTCTCGCTGGCAATTCGCTTTGCCGCACCCATCATGCTCGTGATGTGCCTGGTCGATGCCGCCATTGGTTTTTTGAGCCATACCGTTCCGCAAATCAATATTCAGGCCGTCGGGTTCTCACTCAAGGCCATGGTGAGCCTGCTCCTGCTGATCACACTTTTCAGTACCTCGCCGGCTGTCATCGTGAATGCCTTTCAGGAAACCTTTGTCGTCTTAAGGCAAGGACTCTCCCTGCCTGAAGTCATCACGATGCCACCCTCCGGTTAA
- the fliQ gene encoding flagellar biosynthesis protein FliQ has translation MTSDTALELCRNAVVVALMVCLPSLMSAMLVGLIISLAQAVTQLQEQTLSFVPKLVIMLLVALLTLPWSMSLMDSYALDLYSSIPERLANE, from the coding sequence ATGACGTCTGATACTGCTCTTGAACTCTGCCGGAATGCGGTCGTCGTCGCGCTGATGGTCTGCCTGCCCAGCCTGATGTCGGCGATGCTGGTCGGCTTGATCATCAGTCTGGCACAGGCCGTGACACAGCTTCAGGAGCAGACGCTGAGCTTTGTTCCGAAGCTGGTGATCATGCTGCTGGTCGCCTTATTAACGCTGCCCTGGTCAATGAGCCTGATGGACAGTTATGCCCTCGATTTGTACTCCAGCATTCCCGAACGTCTGGCGAACGAATGA
- a CDS encoding peptidoglycan D,D-transpeptidase FtsI family protein — MRNSLQSQWLEPEAPTYGWLDHPSQRLRVLLLMFLLPSLAIGYRLVQLQVYRQAEFTHVFEATTTRIVEIPARNGRILASDGSLLAVDEENFELWVHYRWLEEPPHPDWLKRQANSRLSRRQRRDDKQVAAMTTTLLDERRQQWERIAHVTGVTPEELNQARQSVQTRIERMKQAVLEKQIQQQPVTAQPTRSIAEESSPHAVTAWLGWGQKLWQEFQQELTTPPPRAENGPLILAEELEPQRVLETLPKEAADEILAHPELYPGLEVRVRHHRTYPARQVASHLLGVRTPLREEEALERAKQWPQGDPLDYRTGDALGRSGLELAYDAQLRGLRGLKRLTLDRRGQIVEEVMTREVRHGADLYLSLDVEVQRTAEALLEQALLPDVIDAPGDPSTNDVENVTKPTRSTTPQGGSVVVIDVRTGQVIAAASAPGYDANVLTNPSATEWAQLTSDVRRPLYQRVTRMALAPGSTFKPLTAIAGLEAGMKAQAAIECAGYLDQPQRDRCLIFRHYGVGHGSTDLSDALCQSCNVYFFKLARMLGPTPLVEQARQFGFGQLTGIDLPFEQAGHLPSPQTNSAREPWYPGDTLGLAIGQSRLQVTPLQMARFMAAIANGGELLTPRLKTDQGPLLVTSFAETAGETTRPNVRKPALTPQTLQEVRHGLYRVVNDAQGTAYKTVRLKEVEICGKTGTAEAGSGVADHAWFAGYAPASQPRYAIVVVLEHGGSGGKEAGPMAREVIRRMHQLGLIPSGSLAKNED, encoded by the coding sequence ATGCGGAATTCACTTCAATCTCAGTGGCTGGAGCCGGAGGCTCCGACTTATGGCTGGCTGGATCATCCCAGCCAGCGGCTGAGAGTGTTACTACTGATGTTCCTGCTCCCCTCGTTGGCCATTGGCTATCGCCTCGTGCAGTTGCAGGTCTATCGTCAAGCAGAGTTCACTCACGTTTTTGAGGCCACGACCACACGGATCGTCGAGATCCCCGCTCGCAATGGCCGCATTCTCGCTTCAGATGGCTCGCTACTGGCGGTCGATGAGGAGAACTTCGAACTCTGGGTGCACTACCGATGGCTGGAAGAACCGCCTCATCCGGACTGGCTCAAACGGCAGGCGAATAGTCGGTTATCGCGGCGGCAACGACGTGATGACAAGCAAGTGGCTGCGATGACCACCACGCTCCTCGATGAACGCCGTCAGCAGTGGGAGCGTATTGCCCATGTCACGGGTGTGACGCCGGAAGAACTCAATCAAGCACGCCAGAGTGTGCAGACCCGTATCGAACGGATGAAGCAGGCGGTGCTCGAGAAACAGATTCAGCAGCAGCCAGTGACCGCACAACCAACACGATCAATTGCCGAAGAATCTTCACCACATGCTGTGACGGCGTGGCTCGGCTGGGGCCAAAAGTTATGGCAGGAGTTTCAGCAAGAGTTAACCACCCCACCACCTCGCGCAGAAAACGGGCCTTTGATATTGGCCGAAGAACTTGAACCGCAGCGAGTGCTCGAGACGCTCCCCAAAGAGGCAGCCGATGAGATTCTGGCACACCCGGAGTTATACCCCGGGCTCGAAGTTCGCGTCCGCCATCACCGCACTTATCCAGCCCGGCAGGTGGCCAGCCATTTGCTCGGTGTGCGTACTCCTTTGCGCGAAGAAGAAGCACTGGAACGCGCCAAACAGTGGCCACAAGGTGATCCCCTCGATTATCGCACGGGAGACGCCTTGGGCCGCAGTGGCCTCGAACTGGCTTATGATGCTCAGTTGCGTGGCTTGAGAGGCTTGAAACGGCTGACACTCGATCGACGCGGGCAGATTGTTGAAGAAGTCATGACGCGCGAAGTAAGGCACGGAGCCGACCTGTATCTGTCGCTCGATGTCGAAGTTCAGCGCACAGCCGAAGCTCTGCTGGAACAAGCCCTCTTGCCCGATGTGATCGATGCGCCAGGCGACCCATCAACGAATGATGTGGAAAATGTCACCAAACCCACCCGATCGACCACACCTCAGGGTGGCAGTGTGGTCGTGATCGATGTCCGCACTGGCCAGGTGATCGCCGCAGCAAGTGCTCCAGGCTATGACGCCAATGTCCTGACGAACCCCTCAGCCACTGAGTGGGCTCAGTTAACGAGCGATGTCCGGCGGCCGCTCTATCAGCGCGTCACACGCATGGCACTGGCACCGGGTTCGACCTTTAAGCCTCTCACAGCGATTGCTGGTCTGGAAGCCGGCATGAAGGCGCAGGCTGCCATCGAGTGTGCCGGGTATCTGGATCAACCGCAGCGGGATCGCTGCCTCATCTTCCGGCATTATGGCGTTGGCCATGGTTCGACAGATCTCTCAGATGCTCTTTGCCAGTCGTGCAATGTTTACTTTTTCAAGCTGGCCCGCATGCTGGGGCCCACCCCACTCGTCGAACAAGCCCGACAATTCGGCTTTGGCCAACTGACCGGAATTGACCTCCCTTTTGAACAGGCCGGTCATCTGCCATCGCCCCAAACGAATTCTGCCCGTGAGCCGTGGTATCCCGGCGATACGTTGGGACTGGCTATTGGTCAATCGCGGCTGCAGGTGACGCCTTTGCAAATGGCTCGATTTATGGCGGCCATTGCCAACGGCGGAGAACTCCTCACTCCCCGGCTCAAGACCGATCAAGGCCCCCTGCTGGTGACATCGTTCGCGGAGACTGCCGGAGAAACCACTCGCCCGAACGTCCGAAAGCCTGCACTCACTCCCCAGACGCTGCAAGAGGTTCGTCACGGGTTGTATCGAGTGGTGAACGATGCTCAAGGGACAGCCTATAAGACCGTACGTCTGAAAGAAGTCGAGATCTGCGGCAAGACAGGGACTGCCGAGGCAGGAAGTGGTGTGGCTGATCATGCATGGTTTGCCGGCTATGCTCCTGCCTCACAGCCGCGATATGCCATTGTGGTGGTGCTGGAACATGGAGGAAGCGGTGGCAAAGAGGCTGGCCCCATGGCACGGGAAGTCATCCGCCGCATGCATCAACTGGGTCTGATCCCCTCAGGCAGCCTGGCGAAGAACGAAGACTAG